One Echinicola strongylocentroti DNA window includes the following coding sequences:
- a CDS encoding restriction endonuclease subunit S, translating into MNKEKVLLPSLRFPKFKENREWIKKSIGSIAKVSAGGTPSSGETKYWGGNIPWMNSGELNLKRVYAVENKITEIGLKESSTKKIPPLCVLIGLAGQGKTRGTAAINYIELCTNQSIAAIHPNQKKFDSEFLFHKIDSLYQKLRSLSTGQGGRGGLNLSIIREIEIPLPSIPEQQEIASCLSSLDELIAAHKDKLLALKDHKKGLLQNLFPQEGATVPKVCFPEFEGDGEWELKQFSKFIKLYRGSSPRPIKEFLTQSESGVNWIKIGDTSSVTDFVLRSVSEKITPKGAKKSRPVKKGELILANSMSYGSTYILEVEGCIYDGWFVLREYEDFFDKQFLLQLLNSEYTQSQYKKYAAGGIVQNISSEIVYSIILPKTSKKEQQKIASCLSAVDELISAQREKIEQLQQHKKGLMQGLFPKIEN; encoded by the coding sequence ATGAATAAGGAGAAAGTATTACTACCTAGTTTGCGTTTTCCTAAATTCAAGGAGAATAGAGAATGGATTAAGAAAAGCATAGGATCTATTGCAAAAGTAAGTGCAGGCGGAACCCCCAGTAGTGGTGAAACTAAATATTGGGGTGGAAATATTCCGTGGATGAATTCTGGAGAACTTAATTTAAAAAGGGTCTATGCCGTGGAAAACAAAATAACTGAAATAGGTTTAAAGGAATCGAGCACAAAAAAAATCCCACCATTGTGTGTATTAATTGGATTAGCTGGCCAAGGAAAAACAAGAGGTACAGCAGCTATCAATTATATTGAGCTATGTACAAACCAGTCGATTGCCGCCATTCATCCAAACCAGAAAAAATTTGATAGCGAGTTCTTATTTCACAAGATTGACTCATTGTATCAAAAACTTAGAAGTCTATCCACAGGACAAGGAGGTAGAGGAGGACTGAATTTGTCAATTATAAGAGAAATAGAAATTCCACTTCCATCAATCCCAGAACAACAAGAAATCGCCTCCTGCCTTTCCTCTTTAGATGAGCTGATAGCAGCCCACAAGGACAAGCTTCTAGCCCTCAAAGACCATAAAAAAGGCTTGCTGCAAAACCTTTTCCCACAAGAAGGCGCGACTGTTCCTAAAGTTTGTTTTCCTGAGTTTGAAGGTGATGGGGAGTGGGAACTAAAGCAGTTTTCGAAATTCATCAAGCTTTATCGTGGAAGTTCACCACGCCCAATTAAAGAGTTCTTAACCCAAAGCGAATCAGGTGTTAATTGGATTAAAATCGGAGACACAAGTTCTGTAACTGACTTTGTATTAAGAAGTGTTTCAGAAAAAATTACACCTAAAGGAGCCAAAAAATCAAGACCTGTAAAAAAGGGAGAATTGATTCTAGCAAACTCAATGAGTTATGGTAGTACATATATATTGGAAGTTGAAGGCTGTATTTATGATGGATGGTTTGTCTTGAGAGAGTACGAAGATTTCTTTGACAAGCAATTTTTATTGCAATTACTTAATTCAGAATACACTCAAAGTCAATATAAAAAATATGCAGCAGGTGGCATTGTGCAAAATATAAGCAGTGAAATAGTCTATAGTATCATTTTACCTAAAACATCGAAAAAAGAACAACAAAAAATTGCTTCCTGTCTTTCGGCTGTAGATGAACTCATATCCGCCCAGCGGGAGAAAATCGAGCAATTGCAGCAGCATAAAAAGGGCTTGATGCAAGGCTTGTTTCCAAAAATTGAGAATTAA
- a CDS encoding AAA family ATPase produces MAIITNFNKLADVASEFRKYLTGDHRKQKDVILFYAHNGTGKTRLSMEFKKMGKETVQNNLVDEEDNIITDEEGSAFTTEELKRDTLYFNAFTEDLFSWDNDLDSDEHRVLLLNKHSKFFGGIENLDIDNKIRPILHNYSDFNFVTDFNYVKPTDAGQENPETYWAIRFIREELVDGVAQNVENIKISRGEENLFIWCFFLAIYELAIDGAEGYDWVKYVYIDDPISSLDENNAIALACGLATIMESGIYKEIEEAGEKKKVERDRKVKVVLSTHHSLFFNVMYNELKMKRKTYFLHSNGLLDYKLQDTEDTPFFHHIALLSELKRVAESDVIHTYHFNGLRTVMEKAVSFFGYRKIDEVIHGLEDDILFHRAVQLLSHGKYSIFAPSPMTPDTKDLFKKILKGFTDKYQFRFPEIFNEVIPTEEV; encoded by the coding sequence ATGGCAATAATAACAAATTTTAATAAACTAGCGGACGTAGCTTCCGAATTCCGAAAGTATCTTACAGGAGATCATAGAAAGCAAAAGGACGTGATTCTTTTCTATGCTCACAATGGAACTGGAAAGACACGTTTATCCATGGAGTTTAAAAAAATGGGTAAAGAAACAGTCCAGAACAACCTAGTTGATGAAGAAGATAATATTATAACAGATGAAGAGGGCAGTGCATTTACAACCGAAGAATTAAAGCGTGATACCTTATACTTTAATGCTTTTACGGAAGATTTATTCTCTTGGGATAATGATTTAGATAGCGATGAACATAGAGTACTTTTGCTGAACAAGCACTCTAAGTTTTTCGGTGGTATTGAGAATTTAGATATAGACAACAAAATTCGCCCTATACTTCATAATTACAGTGACTTCAACTTTGTGACAGACTTTAATTACGTAAAACCAACTGATGCTGGTCAAGAAAATCCCGAAACTTACTGGGCGATTAGGTTTATAAGAGAAGAATTGGTAGATGGAGTAGCGCAGAATGTTGAAAATATAAAAATATCCAGAGGTGAAGAGAATCTATTTATTTGGTGTTTTTTTCTCGCTATTTATGAATTAGCCATTGATGGTGCTGAAGGCTATGACTGGGTAAAGTATGTTTACATTGACGACCCTATTTCTTCGTTAGACGAAAATAATGCCATTGCATTAGCCTGTGGTTTAGCAACAATTATGGAAAGTGGGATATATAAGGAAATTGAGGAAGCTGGGGAGAAAAAGAAAGTTGAAAGAGATCGAAAGGTAAAAGTAGTCTTGTCGACTCACCACAGTCTTTTTTTTAATGTGATGTATAATGAACTAAAGATGAAGCGGAAAACATATTTCCTTCATTCAAATGGCCTACTGGATTATAAATTGCAAGACACAGAAGACACACCGTTTTTTCACCACATTGCTTTATTGAGCGAACTGAAAAGAGTTGCTGAATCAGATGTTATTCATACCTATCACTTCAATGGATTAAGGACTGTAATGGAAAAAGCCGTAAGCTTTTTTGGTTACAGAAAGATTGATGAAGTTATTCATGGGTTGGAAGATGATATCCTTTTTCACAGAGCAGTACAATTACTCAGTCACGGTAAGTATTCCATATTTGCTCCTTCACCAATGACACCCGACACTAAAGATTTATTCAAAAAAATACTAAAAGGGTTTACAGATAAGTACCAATTCAGATTCCCTGAAATATTTAACGAAGTTATTCCAACAGAAGAAGTATGA
- a CDS encoding type I restriction-modification system subunit M has product MTQKDQDRLGKTLWAIADNLRGAMNADSFRDYMLSFLFLRYLSKNYEESAKRELGRDYPTENLFVTIEKSDFEIEFEKRMRSHENLENSIDLEKTKSIPVSPLAKWYHENSTDVSEFEKQMRRKVHYVIKPEHLWSNITELARTQSPDLLITLEEGFRYIENESFANSFQGLFSEINLNSEKLGRTPADRNKKLCTIIQKISEGIAEFSTDTDTLGDAYEYLIGQFAAGSGKKAGEFYTPQQISTILSKIVTLDSQDPSTGPKQKLDKVLDFACGSGSLLLNVRNQLKEQTDGKGTIGKIYGQENNITTYNLARMNMLLHGMKDTEFEIYHGDTLKNQWDILNEMNPSKKTEFDAIVANPPFSLRWEPNEAMGEDFRYKSYGLAPKSAADFAFLLHGFHFLSQEGTMAIILPHGVLFRGGAEERIRTKLLKDNHIDTVIGLPSNLFYSTGIPVCILVLKKCKKEDDVLFINATEHYVKGKRQNILGDGKDGKANHIQKIVDVYATRPTKMERYARRVPMEEIERNGYNLNISRYVSTAEDEIKIDLKGVNKKLVEINKTIEEATSTHNEFLKELGLPPI; this is encoded by the coding sequence ATGACACAAAAAGATCAAGATAGATTAGGGAAAACCCTTTGGGCCATAGCAGACAACCTGCGTGGTGCTATGAATGCGGATTCCTTCCGCGATTATATGCTCTCGTTTTTGTTTTTGCGCTATTTGTCTAAAAACTATGAAGAATCGGCCAAAAGAGAACTTGGAAGAGACTATCCAACAGAAAATTTATTTGTTACGATTGAAAAATCTGATTTTGAAATAGAATTCGAAAAAAGAATGCGTTCTCATGAAAACCTTGAGAACTCAATAGATTTGGAAAAAACAAAGAGTATTCCTGTTTCTCCTTTGGCTAAATGGTACCATGAAAATTCAACTGATGTATCTGAATTTGAAAAACAGATGCGTAGAAAGGTGCATTACGTCATTAAACCTGAGCATTTGTGGAGTAACATCACCGAACTCGCAAGAACGCAAAGCCCTGATTTGCTTATCACCTTAGAAGAAGGTTTCCGTTATATAGAGAATGAATCCTTTGCTAATTCTTTCCAGGGATTATTTTCCGAAATCAACTTGAATTCAGAAAAGCTTGGCAGGACACCAGCAGACCGGAATAAAAAGCTCTGCACCATCATCCAAAAGATTTCAGAAGGAATAGCCGAGTTCTCTACCGATACAGACACGCTTGGAGATGCTTACGAATACCTAATTGGACAGTTTGCCGCAGGCTCAGGGAAAAAAGCCGGAGAATTTTATACTCCCCAACAGATTTCTACTATTCTTTCTAAGATAGTAACGCTTGATAGTCAAGATCCATCCACTGGCCCAAAACAAAAGTTGGATAAAGTATTGGATTTTGCCTGTGGTTCGGGTTCACTTCTCCTGAATGTGCGCAATCAGCTCAAGGAACAAACAGATGGCAAAGGCACGATTGGTAAGATCTACGGACAGGAAAATAACATCACCACCTACAACCTGGCAAGAATGAACATGCTCTTACATGGTATGAAGGACACCGAATTTGAAATCTACCATGGGGACACCTTAAAAAACCAATGGGACATTTTGAATGAAATGAACCCATCCAAAAAAACAGAGTTTGACGCGATTGTTGCCAATCCGCCTTTCAGCTTGCGTTGGGAACCCAATGAAGCCATGGGAGAAGATTTCCGTTACAAGAGCTACGGTTTAGCACCCAAGTCAGCCGCTGATTTTGCATTCTTGTTGCACGGTTTTCACTTCCTAAGTCAAGAAGGTACCATGGCCATCATTTTGCCCCATGGTGTCCTGTTCCGTGGTGGAGCAGAAGAACGCATCCGTACCAAACTACTCAAAGACAATCATATTGACACGGTCATTGGCTTGCCTTCCAATCTGTTCTATTCTACTGGTATACCCGTTTGTATTCTAGTCTTGAAGAAATGCAAGAAAGAGGATGATGTGCTGTTCATCAACGCCACTGAGCACTATGTGAAAGGAAAACGTCAAAATATACTTGGAGACGGGAAGGACGGCAAAGCTAATCACATTCAGAAAATTGTAGATGTTTATGCAACTCGACCAACTAAAATGGAGCGTTATGCCCGCAGGGTTCCAATGGAAGAAATCGAAAGGAACGGGTACAATCTGAATATCTCGAGATATGTGAGCACAGCAGAAGATGAAATTAAAATTGATTTAAAGGGCGTCAACAAAAAACTTGTAGAAATTAATAAAACTATCGAAGAGGCTACTTCTACGCATAATGAATTTTTGAAGGAATTGGGATTACCGCCGATATAA
- a CDS encoding tetratricopeptide repeat protein, whose protein sequence is MKTLLLTILLLIQFSLANGQDDASVLLGNWVKVNATYSTGKPLPEGHILKSSYLRFTFKENGIAFKTSDPLSNGLRFNFNEQGESLQIGFINYKILSVAKDTLTVLEEGLSGFDGNAVKLELVKENIYQNSLPLEKETIISDTPKVYKESEKIRAIFNADENFQEFLRMQIPSYDQHQSKNGFLLATFIVSENGKIDSLTIHMGIDKKFDRQFTKAVYKAENYFLPAQLNGQNIGVLRTFEFKFISSNDFLNFYSSFRAGLEEMGKRNFHAAIRYFDSSLETKDSDDALFNRGLCYFHLGLLEKACEDWNRIKSNKRADEMLSTYCK, encoded by the coding sequence ATGAAGACACTACTACTCACCATACTTTTATTGATTCAATTCTCCTTAGCAAATGGCCAAGATGATGCATCAGTCCTTTTAGGAAACTGGGTCAAGGTAAATGCAACCTATAGCACTGGGAAGCCACTACCGGAAGGCCATATTTTAAAATCCAGTTATCTAAGGTTCACCTTTAAAGAAAACGGTATTGCCTTTAAGACCTCTGATCCCCTCAGCAACGGCCTCCGCTTCAACTTTAATGAGCAAGGAGAAAGCCTTCAAATTGGGTTCATTAACTATAAAATCCTATCTGTGGCCAAGGACACCTTGACTGTTCTGGAAGAAGGACTTTCCGGTTTTGACGGGAATGCGGTAAAGTTAGAATTGGTTAAGGAGAACATATACCAAAACAGCCTCCCATTGGAGAAGGAAACCATCATTAGCGATACTCCAAAGGTCTATAAGGAGAGTGAAAAAATAAGGGCCATATTTAATGCAGATGAAAACTTTCAGGAATTCTTAAGAATGCAGATCCCTTCCTATGATCAACACCAATCAAAAAATGGCTTCCTTCTTGCTACCTTCATTGTCAGTGAAAATGGTAAGATTGATAGTCTGACAATCCATATGGGAATTGACAAAAAGTTTGATCGCCAGTTCACCAAAGCTGTGTATAAAGCTGAAAATTATTTTTTACCGGCACAGTTGAATGGTCAAAACATAGGGGTGCTACGCACATTTGAGTTTAAATTTATTTCCAGCAATGACTTCCTGAATTTCTATTCCAGCTTTAGAGCGGGGTTAGAGGAAATGGGAAAAAGGAACTTCCATGCGGCCATAAGATACTTTGACAGCAGTCTGGAAACAAAAGACAGTGACGATGCCCTGTTTAACCGAGGACTTTGTTATTTCCATTTGGGCCTCCTGGAAAAGGCCTGTGAAGATTGGAACCGTATAAAATCCAACAAAAGAGCTGATGAAATGCTATCGACGTATTGTAAATAG